In a single window of the Diospyros lotus cultivar Yz01 chromosome 10, ASM1463336v1, whole genome shotgun sequence genome:
- the LOC127811004 gene encoding zinc finger protein NUTCRACKER-like encodes MLEEMEDEAIPNSFGQNPACGSNPPPPKKKRNLPGNPDPEAEVIALSPRTLMATNRFLCEICGKGFQRDQNLQLHRRGHNLPWKLKQRSSKEVRKRVYVCPERTCVHHHPSRALGDLTGIKKHFCRKHGERKWKCDKCSKRYAVQSDWKAHSKTCGTREYRCDCGTIFSRRDSFITHRAFCDALAEETARISAAASSISNATMVNNIAYHIIGAPISPGAAQQLSSTFKPIPEFHHQEGIIMGNHHVQDQIHHPGSMNSASAYGDPIVSSSNPPPADYQLNWVFGNKLSSNISIIDQELITSNSLPLSNAKEPSQVGSLYSSENKSYQTPYAHMSATALLQKAAQIGATSTDPSLFLGSLGFKCSTNKKPQEENNKLCGLFVEGLEDDFSSFQQLQSYPSKRRNTQNSEDSATSGGQTRDFLGVGVHTLCQPSSVNGWL; translated from the exons ATGTTAGAAGAAATGGAAGACGAAGCAATTCCGAACAGTTTTGGCCAAAACCCAGCTTGTGGATCCAACCCTCCCCctccaaagaagaagagaaacctCCCAGGAAACCcag ATCCTGAGGCCGAAGTGATCGCCCTATCGCCCAGGACTCTGATGGCCACCAACAGGTTCTTGTGCGAAATATGCGGGAAAGGGTTTCAGAGAGATCAGAACTTGCAGCTGCACCGGCGAGGCCACAACCTGCCATGGAAGCTCAAGCAGAGGAGCAGCAAGGAGGTCAGAAAGCGCGTTTACGTCTGCCCCGAAAGGACTTGCGTTCATCACCATCCTTCCAGAGCTCTGGGAGATCTAACTGGTATAAAGAAGCACTTCTGCAGAAAGCATGGCGAGAGGAAGTGGAAGTGTGATAAGTGCTCCAAGCGATATGCTGTGCAGTCGGACTGGAAGGCTCACTCCAAGACTTGCGGCACCAGGGAGTACAGATGTGACTGTGGCACCATATTTTCCCG GAGAGATAGCTTCATCACTCACAGGGCCTTTTGTGACGCCTTGGCTGAAGAAACAGCTCGAATTTCAGCAGCAGCATCAAGCATCAGCAACGCTACAATGGTTAACAACATCGCTTATCATATAATTGGAGCTCCAATAAGCCCTGGCGCAGCACAACAGTTGTCTTCAACGTTCAAGCCGATCCCAGAGTTTCATCATCAAGAAGGAATAATTATGGGCAATCATCATGTTCAAGATCAGATTCATCACCCAGGGTCCATGAATTCTGCATCTGCCTACGGCGATCCCATCGTTTCGAGCTCGAATCCTCCCCCGGCAGATTACCAGTTGAACTGGGTATTTGGGAATAAGCTCTCTTCCAACATCAGCATTATAGATCAAGAACTAATAACAAGCAATTCACTTCCTTTGAGCAATGCTAAGGAACCTTCACAAGTTGGTTCCTTGTACAGCTCCGAAAACAAGTCTTATCAAACACCTTATGCCCATATGTCTGCCACGGCTTTACTGCAGAAAGCTGCACAAATTGGTGCAACTTCAACTGACCCTTCATTATTCCTAGGGAGCCTCGGGTTTAAGTGCAGTACGAACAAGAAGCCTCAAGAAGAGAACAATAAGCTCTGTGGACTCTTTGTAGAGGGCTTAGAAGATGATTTCTCAAGTTTCCAACAGTTGCAGAGCTACCCCTCAAAAAGGAGAAACACTCAGAACAGTGAAGATAGCGCCACTAGTGGAGGACAAACAAGGGATTTCTTGGGTGTTGGAGTTCACACTCTCTGTCAGCCATCATCAGTGAATGGATGGCTCTGA